The segment GCAAATCGACAACATTACTCCAGCAAAGCTGGAGTGTAGAAAATTACTCCAGCTTTGCTGGAGTGTAAACCAGACGCGCTTCTTAGACGACTCGCTGGAATCTTGTGGAATGAGAATTGAATACTTGAAACTGCAATGGCTCAAGACTCATCACTTGAAGGCGAATGCTTTGTCCTTTGGAAATCATCTGACCTGTCAGATTGGAGATTCGCAGAAGATCACCTTGAAAATTGAGAAGAATACCGGTCACTGAAGAAATATCCTCCACTTGTGCGTGGAGGATTTGGCCCTTCTTTAAGGAAGTCAAAAAGGCCTTACTTGCCATTTATTATCCAAGATCTCTGGAAAGATCGATGCGACGAAATTCCACCGGGCGAATCACGGGCTCACCGATATTTTTAGTTGGAATATGTTGCTTCTGAGGTGACTTGGCTGTGGTTTGTGTTTTCTCACCTAAGAAGTTTTGCGCCATATCTTGGGTCACGCCAAATATAGTCGGCGACGCAGGTTTTTCCTCCTGCTCTTTCACTTCCATACAGGCCGCCTTAAAGGCCTCTCCCAGCTTCTTCAATGATGCGCTCTCGTTTTTAGGAACTTCAAACACTGAACTGATATCTTGTTTGTTTTCCCTTTGCAAAGGAGCCATGAAAGACATGTTATCCACATCACTCAAATCCGAAGCACCCGAGGTCTCTTCATCCTCTTGTCCATTTTGTGCCCATTCCGGCAGGCTCTCTTCGCAGAACTGCAACTGATCGCGATTGATCTTGGCGATGAATTCAATTTCACCGCGAGACAGATCCGTCACTTGCTCTGCAATCTCATCAACGCTCAGACCTTGATGCGCCAAGCGCGCAGCTTTGACATACTTTATGGTATTTTTACGCTCCACAATTTCACTGTGCGGAATGCGATCCTGGAAGATTTTTGCGACTTCCAGACTCTTCTGCATGCTCATGTCGATTTTTGACAATTGCTTTTCTGAAGATTGAATCTTGGCTTGAATGTCTTTCACTTTTTGTTCAAGCAAAGCTGTTAGTTGATTCACTTGGGTTTCAGTGCGATCCGAAAGATCTTCTAAAACGGCGATCTTACTTTGCAAAAGCTGCAAACCTTTGCTTAAACGTGGATCATCTTTAGGAGGACGATTGAGGCGCACCCACATTCCCACAATTCCCGCCAAAAGAATTACGTTCACCAGCAGTTGAAGTAGAAACCAAAAACTCACACTGAGCTCCCCTCGATACGTTTTCAGCCAAGCTGAAATGTAGACCCAGCTTTGATTCTAAGCTGCCTTTGGTCTGTCTCACAATGAGACCTAGGTCTAATTGTCTTTACCCGCGCTTCAAACCCAGACTGGACCTGGAGAATTTTGAGATGAATTACTCTTATATGTTATTCTGCATAAAGGGGGAATTGAAGTATGTTTACAACGTTATCTGAGAAGACCGTGAAGCTTTTGCCAATGCTTCTTCTTGTAGGTCTTTCTGCTTGTGGTCCCGTAAAATTTTCTGGGTCATCGACAACGTCTACTGAGGGTGCCATCCCCGTGACACCAGCAACACCAACTCCTGGTGTTTCGCCAACGGCCACGCCATCAAATCTTAGAGATGTGTCTTATGTGAGTACAGTCGCGGCATCCAATAATAAATTGGACATTATTTTGGTGCTCGACGACTCCAACTCCATGCTTACAGACAATCAGAAGTTGGCGGCGAAGCTTTCAAACTTTGTGACCACTTTGCAAAACAACGCCAATTTAGACTGGCAAGCTTGTGTGACGGTTACTCGCGCTCTCCCAGTGGGTGGCGGCAACACAGCCTGGGGCGCATCTCTTTACTGGCAAACCAGCGCCACTTATTCTCCTAACCTGGGCGTTGTTCTTAAAAAAGGCCAAGCCAACCTTCCTGCGATTTTTGCAAATACGATCAACTACATTGGTGCGGGCTGGGCTGGAACAGATGATGAACGTGGTATCAAAGCCGCTTATCACCATGTTTACAATGGCGACTATCATTACTCTAACGTGAGCGGTTGCTACCGTGATGGCGCGGCTATCGCCTATATCATCATCTCTGATGAAGACGAACGTAGCATTGCTGGCGACGCTTCTCAAAAATACTATGCCAATGAATTGCAACCCCTTGAAGCAGACGATCAGCCGGCAAATTTTGTTTCTTATGTGAAAAACACTTTCGGCAACGACAAACGCTTTACTGTGAATTCAATCATCGTAAAACCCGGTGATACAGCTTGTATGACCGCACAAGATAACGCTGTGGATGCTCAAGGTAAGAAATCAAAAAGTCACTACGGCACTAAATACAATGAACTGTCTTATCTTACGGGTGGTGGCATCGGAAGCATCTGTGATGCGGACTTCTCGACAAATCTGAACTTGTTCATTGATAAAATCACTGACTCCCTCAGTTCAATCCCTCTGGAGTGTACTCCTGTTGGTGAAGTCAGCGTGACCATCACTCCGACGGTAGGTGTAATTAGCGCTTCTGTTCAAGGTATGAACTTAGTCTTTGATAAACCAGTTCCTGCGGGCCGCAATATTGATGTGCAATACAAGTGTAACGACAATCGCGTCCCAAGTTCTGTGAACAAACCTGTTGTTAAGGTCTCAGAGGACGGTTTCTTCGCTCGCATTGTTTCATTCTTTAAAGGCTTGTTCTAAGCCTAAGAATTTGTCACATCTTAATTCACTTCAGGAGACACCAGCATGGTGTCTCCTTTTTTTACCCTGACCTCACTTACGCCCACCACCTGACGGGCTGCTTTGCAAACTGATGGTCACAGTGGCCGTCGCAGTGAGACGTCCATCCGTGATCGTATAACTAAAACTATCGCTGCCTTTAAACCCCTTGGCCGGACTGTAGGTCAAAGTACCATCCGCATTCAAAATAACCTTTCCTTTAGCTCCCTGAGTAAAGCTGCTCACACTAATGACCTCAGCATCTGGGTCAAAGTCATTTGCTAAAACCGAGATCACCACGGGTGCTATTTTTTGGATCAATACATTATCAGCATTCGCGACCGGTGCTTGATTCGGTTTCGGCACTGGATCGTTACCAGACGCAGACCCGAACTTTACACTGACCGTGGCAAGAAGACCGTCTGCCTTGTCAGCAGTGATTGTCAGACCTGAAACTGGATCGGTGAAACTTTTTCCAATAGGAAGAGCGGGATCAAACCAATCCGCATAACCATATGTGGCATAAAAAGGTGAATCCATATGCATATGTAAAAGCTGACTGCTGTTAGGTGAATTGTCTTCCCCTAAGCGAATCACGACTCCATTCGTGACCTCTTGGCGGTAAAGGCGATAAGATCGTTTACTTAAGAAGCTGTCGTACCCGACTGCTTGACGGTATTCCACATAAAACCACGTCTGATTGCCCGTCAGAGGATTGATACCTCGTGGAATCTTCAAAGCTTTGGCTCCACTACTCATGGTCTCAAAAACAGACACTGAATAACTACCATTGGCTGTCGCACTGATGATCGCAGGCGAGACATTATAATTCAACCAGCCAAGTCTTTCCTTTTGAAAGGCGGAAAAATGACCGAAGTCTGGGTTGCCCATAGTGTCGTAGCTATCGCCGTACTCGATAGAGGAACAAGAAGTTCCGATGGTGACGCCGCCACAATCCAAAGCATGTGAGTGATAGAGTCCAAAGTTATGACCCATCTCATGAGAAATATTGTCGGCCGTGAACGCCCCACTGCCATTGATATAAGCTCGGGAAGGAACATCCCCGACCGTGCCCATGCCGCTGACATTGCACGGAGTTTTCGTAAACAAATAGACAATCCTCGTGTAAGAGGAAAGATTAACTCCCTTGGAAATCGCGATTTGATCAGCCGCCTTGCCTGCGGCAGAAAGATCGCACACGGCATTTGAAAGAGGCAGGGTATACCAACCGTAAACATCTCCAACCAATTTAGTTTGCTGATAAGACGCCTCATAGAAAAACCCGCTGACTTGGCCAAAGATCAAACTGCGTGCCTGATCTGCGGTAATGGGCTGCGAGGTGGAATCTTCCTGGAAATTTGCCATGATGACGAGAGTGCGCTGATCTCCAAGAGCGGACGCTAAAACCCCGGGAGTCCCACCGTTGGTACCGCCATCAGTTCCCCCACCTAAAGCCAGAGTCAGAACTGCATTATCCTTCTGGTTGAGCAACTGCTCCGAGTGTTGCGAGTGACAGACCGTTGCAACAAAAAATATAGATACTAAAACCCAGTGACTACTGCTTACAAGTTTTCCAATTTTCTTCACGCGCTTCCTCCGGTTATTCGATATAAGGAAAGGCTGCAAGTGCAGCGCCACGTAGACATTTGCAGGATGAAAATTCTGTTCAGCAGATCACAACATTGATATGCGGTTTTAGACTCCGAATTCATTTCACTCAATGTTAATGAACTAGACGCTGCTCATACCTACGACACCTCCAAAATTCAATCTCCTCTGGGAAGTATCAATGTGGGAGTCTCATTTTAGATGAGGACTTTATAGTAGCGGCAACAGCAAGCTCGTCAAGGCCTCGGGCAGTTTATGCGGATTAGGTAAAATCTGAATATTCGCAGCGCCAAACATTTGTGGCAGATAGAACTTGGCCTTCTCGTCTATGGCAAGGCATTTGACTTGGACTTTCTGTTGCTGAGCCTCGCGCAAAGCTTGCTTAATATCCTCCATGCCATATCTGCCTTCGTACTGATCATAATCGGAGGCCTTCCCATCACTCAGAAGAATGATGATCTTGTGGCGAGCTGAAGATTCCTGCAGTAGCTCCACACCGTGGCGAAGTGCTGGCCCAATCCGCGTGTAACCTTCTGGCTCCAAGTCATTAAGATGTTGCTTCAAATGATGCCAAGAATGTTGAAAGCTCTTCATTTCATCATAGACGCAATGATGACGGGTGTTGCTGTGAAAGGCCGCGACACTCACACATCTTTCTTCCTGAATAAGTGCGTCCGCAATCAGACATACGCTGTTTTTAATAACATCCAAAACTCGTTCATTGGCAACCCAGGAATCGGTGGAAAGACTGCTATCGATCAAAAGAAGGCACTGCCACTCTTTCAGGCCCTTTTGTTTGCGCATATAAAAGCGATCTTCCGAAGAATTTCCACTTTTCAAATCGGCATGCCGAACCACCAAAGAATCCAAATCCAACTCGGTGCCGTCTTTTTGCCGTTTCTTCCAAAGAGGCTGATGACGAACCTGTTCAAAGAGCTTCTGCATGTCACGTTTTTCTTTGGCGTAGCTATCTTGCAATTGAAATGGCGGAACTTCACTTTTTCTGTTCCAAGCCTCAATACGACACCAGTCCTTTCTATAGGACTTGGTTTTGAAATCCCATTCCGGATACAGAAACACCTGGGAAGAATCTGAATCTGACAAGTTCCGACTGAGCATATCGGGTATACCCGCATTGATGCGAATGTCAGCTTTATAGATGGAATTTGTTCGTTCCTGACTTCGCACCACTTCCCGCAGTTTCAGCTCTTCCAAAGCCTCTGCATGATCAGCCAGATGATCGTCGCCATCCTGAGTCCGCATTCCTCCTTGATATTCCTCTAAGGTTTCAACCTTCTCAAAGGTGTGCATAACGGGATTGCTCTCATCCCCGGCTTTAGCCAATTGAACGGTCACAACTTCTTCGCGATTTTTCCCTTGAATCTCGGTTCCATTTGCCAACGCCTCGGCACTCAATGGGTCTTCGCCATTTTCGATTGAATTTTGCAAAGTCCCCGGAGCCATCAAAACGCCCCATAACACGAAGGCCTGCTCCGGAAGAGCCCGGCCCACAGGCAGGGGCGCCACATGGGTTTTATAAACGGCTTCAGCAAAGCTCCAAAAATCTACCTGACTCTTGTGATCGCAATTAAGAATATTTTGCCATGGGCTGCTGACGTTGCCACTCAAGATCTGATCTATCCACTCGGCGATCAAGCCATTCTGTGTGTTCCGGTCTTGCTTCAGTAAAATCTGCAATTCTGTTCTTATCTGCTTTCCAAGGACTTCCAAAACCTGGGCCGCACTTGAAAATTCGTGGTGAATATACTGATAGATCTGATAAAGAGCGAGACAGGTATAGACTTCCCTCTCGATCTTCGAAAGCCCCGCCACTGGCAAGGAAAATCCCAAATGTTTGGCTGAGCTGTTAAATAAAGTCCTTTGAATATAAATCGACTCGTTCATCGATTTGGAATTAAAGAGGCACAAAGATTTCGGATAGTAAAAATGCTCCCCCGAAAATCCTCCCATGGTTTCAGCTTCAAGAATTTGAATTGATTTTCCACACAGAGATTTCGCAATAAATTGCAGTCGAGACTCGAGTTCACTCAGTTCCGCACGCTGATCATAATAAACCGGCTTTGGCTCTGCGGTGAATTTTTTAAAAAGGCGATGGCCAAAGGCAAAAAGCGCCTCATCAAAGCTCATAAGTTAAAATATCATGGCAGCCACGTCCCGCAGGGCTATCATGACATCTCCATCATCTGTAAGAGGTTGTATGATGGCCACATCACATGCCAAGCGCGCCTCCAGGCCGTCCCTCATAAGTTTACCAGCATCAACCAGAAGCCGAGTGGATGCGGTTTCAGTCAATCCCAACTCTTTGAGGTTGCGAATTTTATGACCGAACTTCACTAGTTTTTTTGCGATCTCAAGAGAGCACTGCGCTTCCTTGCTGACAATCTCGGTTTCAAGCTCTGCCTTGGGATAGTCAAAGTGTATGGCGACAAATCTTTGCCGCGTCGAAGGCTTTAATTCCTTCAGTCCTTTTTGATATCCGGGATTGAAACTCACGATCAACATAAATTCCGGAGAGGCTTTAATTTCTTCGTTGCGCTTATCCAAAGTGATTGTACGCCGATGATCCGTGAGAGGATGCAAGACCACGATGACGTCTTCCCGAGCCTCTGAAATTTCATCTAAATAAAGTATCGCGCCCTCACGCAAAGCGCGTGTCACTGGGCCATCCTGCCAAACCGTATCCCCCCCTTGAATGAGATACCGCCCAAGTAAATCCGTTGCCGACGTGTCTTCATTGCAAGCAACAGAAATAAGTGGGCGGCCCAATCTTGCCGCCATGGCCTCAACAAATCTCGACTTTCCACAACCTGTTGGCCCCTTGAGCATCAAAGGAAGACAATTTCGATAAGCACATTGAAGCACTAACTCTTCGTCGCCAACAGCTTCATAGTAAGGATATTTAATTTGTGGCTTTAGCATGTTCTATTTTTCCTTTGGGAGGTCCATACTTAATAAATATCCAAATAAACGCGAAGATTCCGAGACTGAATAAGGCCGCCGCAAGTACCAATCCTAAAAAGTGGACCTGAATTTCCTTTTGCACCAAAAGAAAATCCATTCCCATACGCCGCTCTAAATAAACTTGTGCAATCCCCGCCACACCAAACGCCAAGGTCATCGCCACCATACCAATATTCGAAGCCCAAAAGGCAAAGACGCTCCAGCCACTGTCAAAGAGCTTTCGGCCCGTCAAATTCGGAAGTGCGTAGGCAATCATCGCAAAGATCAACATCGCATAAGCACCCCAGAACGCTAAATGTCCATGCATCGCAGTGACCAAGGTTCCATGAGTGTAGATATTCACCTGTGGCAGAGTGTGCGCGAATCCAAGAAATCCCGCCCCTACAAAGGACATCACAGCGCAGCCGATGGTCCAAGTCAGAGCCAGTTTATTGGGATGTTGTCGTCCGCCTTTTTTAGCCATCGCAATCGCATACATCGCCATGCCAAGGAAAGCGAGGGGCTCTAGAGCACCAAAGATTCCACCAATCATCAGCCAATAACGAGGAGTCCCGATGAAATAGTAGTGATGGCCCGTCCCAAGAATTCCCGACAAGAACGTGAAACCCACGATGACATAGAGCCATTTTTCAATGATCTCGCGATCGACCCCCGTCAATTTAATCAACAAGAAGCTAAGAATCGCGCCCATGATCAACTCCCAAACCCCCTCAACCCACAGATGCACAACCCACCATCTCCAGTAGGAATCCATGGTTTGATTTGTCGTAGGAATCATGCCCGGAAGATAAAGAAGAGCGGCACTTAACAAACCGAAAAAGAGCACCATGCTCGTGGTGCTATATCTTTTGCCCTTCCAAATAGTTCCACCGATCAGGAAAATGAACAGCAAGACGTCGACGACCACCAAATAGTCCAAGGGACGTGGAATCTCCAAGAACTTACGACCTTCCCACCAGTTAAAATGAAACCCGATAATTGCCGTAACTCCCACAGCAACAAAAGCCCCGAGCTGCACCAACGCCAATTTAGGAAAAATAAGATCACGGCCGGATTCTTCGGGAATAATGTAGTATGCAGACCCCATGAACCCCGCCAAGAGCCACATCACCAAAAGATTGGTGTGCGTCGCCCGAGCGGTATGGAAGGGTATGATACTGTGAAGATTGTCATACCCCATGTGGGCGAATCCCATGATGAAGCCATAAACAATCTGCAGCGTTAGCAGCAACATACACACGGCGAAAAAATAATATGCAATTTTTTGTGTTTTAAATTTCATGACGGAGCCCTTACTTCAACTGTGAAAGGAAATTTGCTAACTCTTGAACCTGTTCATCTGTGAGGGGCAGCTTCGGCATTTTTGAATCTGCCTTGACTGCCAGCGGATCTTTTAGCCAGGACACTAAGAAATCATGATTACGACGATTTCCCACACCATCCAGTACGGGGCCGACGGCTCCACCTTTCCCCTGAAGAGCATGGCAAGCCACGCATACTTGATCGAAAACAGCGGGTTTCGTTGGCAGTGGCAGTTCTGAAAGCTGTGCGGTGTTTGCTGTCGGCGCCGCAGGAACTAGATCCGGTTTTTTAGGGAAGCCATTAAGGTCTACTTCTCCGATCCACTTTAAAAATGCGACCAAGGAATCAATCTCGGTTTCTGTGAAATTATACTTTTGCATGTTCCTTTGCCCCGGGAACATGGCTTGAGGATCCTTTAACATGGACTTAATGAAAATCGGCCCTCGACGTTCATAGACCTTAGTTAACTCCGGAGCATAATAAGCTCCCTCGCCCATAATAGTGTGACACCCCATACAGTTGTTATGATCCCACAGATCCTTTCCGTGAATGACTTCGGGAGTGATATTTTCAGCATGACTTTGCTGCGGCACCTTTTGGACAGTATCTACAGTCAACAAGACGAAACAACCTGAACAAACAACCGTACCAATAAGAAAGAACTTCTTCGCGGCTGACTTTGATAACATGGAGACTCCTTTAAATATAACTGGATATTAATCAGGAAGAAGCCCTATAAAAATGATTTGAATCAAGAATTGAACGAAAATTCCAGCAAGAGCCGTCAGTGGATATTCTTATTTTGACCGTTAACGATGAGATTCAGACCGTTCACCACCACCAACAGACTGCGCCCATGACCTGACATCTTGCTACTTAAGGCTGAGACTTCTTCCGCGGCGGCGGCGTTTCCCTGAGTCGCAGAATCAAGTTGATTCATGGCTTCCGCAATCTGAGAAAATCCCGTTGCCTGCTCTTGACTGACGCTGTTAATTTCCACGTTTAAGGTGTTTATTTTACGGATCCCTTGTGCCAGCTCTCGCAACGAGGTCCCACTGACTTCAACGATGTTGGTCCCGCGCTCAATTCCTGCGACACTGGTTGAAATCAGCGAACTGATGTCTTTGGCCGCCGATGCACTTTTTTGCGCCAAAGAACGAACCGCATCCGCCACAACGGCAAAGCCTTTGCCCTGCTCACCAGCCCTAGCGGCCTCTACGGCCGCATTCAATGCCAGCAAATTTGTTTGGAATGCCAGATCATCAATGACAGCAATAATTTCCTGAATTTTCTTAGAATCCCCGGTGATTTCGCTCATGGATTTGACCAAATTGTCTGTATGAGATTCGCCCTCTTCAGCCTTCAAGGCTCCATCACTTGACAATGAAGCTGCCAGTTCAGCTCTTTTTGCTGTTTCCCGGGCAATACTGGTTAATTCTTCGACCGAAGCCACAGTCTCTTCCAAGGAGGCTGCAGTTTCCGTGGTTCCTTCAGAAACTTGCTGGCTGGAGTTCGCTAAAAGATCACTCGCGGTGGCAACCTCGAGGGCAATTTCATGAAGAGTCTGCATCGCGCCGTCGATGCTTTTCACCAAAGAATGAACAGTTTTTAAAACAAGTCCTACCGTCGCCAAAAGAATCAAAGCCGCGAGCCCCAGCGAAAGGTAGATCGTTGACGTAATCGCCTTTGCCTCCGTTTGCAAGGCAGCAGAAGATCTTGCGCTTTCCCGATCAATCAAATCGTTCATCAAATCCAAAGAGGAAGTAATAGCTGTATAAAACTCCTTCGGATCAAAACCATAGTGTCCTGCACCTGACTTTTCATTCACACCATCAACGACATGAAGAACCTTTTTCCAGCTCTCAGAGTTCACAAAAGACTCAATTTCGGCCATGCCTTGTGGTGATACATCCATAGCCGGTGAGTTCAGATTGACCAGCATACCGACTCTCAATGCATTCAAACGACCGATTTGCTGAGCGGTTAGAGCTTTGTCCTCGGTCAGAATACTAATGACTTGCGCACGCAGCTGCCCGGCCGACTCTTTAGCTGTGTTGAAAATTGCCAGAGCCAAAATATGATTTTCAAATCCTCGAAAAGTGACAGTACGAGAAAGTCCCACCTGAACTTTCAATATTGATGCAATGGATCTGCTATACTGTTCAGACGACTGAGGGGCATCAATGACACTGTCGTTAATGCTCCTTCTTAAATTTTCCAGGTTCGATTTTAGTGGTTTCCAAGCCTCCAGGCTTTTGCTATCCAGACGCGTTTGAATCAACTCTTTATCAGCTTGATCAAGAAGTATATCTGTCTCTTTGCGAACTTGATTGAGTTCCTCCAAGGATAAATTCTTCCCTAAGAAAAGACTACTTCGGGCTCTTTCCTTCTGCATATTATGAGTTAAATGAGAAAAGGCTACGAACGCAGAACTATGCCGAATAAGCTGGCTGGCTTCATCCACATCGTGAAGTGCTTCCCGGGCCAATTTACCCCCCACCACTCCGCTAAGGAAAAAGGGGATAAACATGAGAAGAAGTATCTTTCTTTTTAAATTGAGTGTCTTAAGCATGGGCCCTCTTTGCGTTTAGATTATTCTATACTTCGCAAAGGCCCATTTTCTTTGATCTCGATCAAGTTTCCTCAATCATTTTTTTATGATAGCTGAGAAATGAAATCTTTCATACGAGTGATCGCACGCTTCATGGTCTCTTCCGAAACCGCAAAACTCAAGCGCATGAATCCCTCAGAACCGCACTCGACTCCAGGAACGGTCGCTACAAAGAACTTCTCGAGTAAAATATCACAGAAGTCTTTGGAGGTGCGAATATGGCGATCACCAAAGTTTTTTCCCAAGCAGGCTTTGATATCCACCCAATAGTAAAAAGCACCTTCCGGGTTGGCGACTTTGAATTGTGGAATGCTTGCAAACTCTGCCAAGCCCGAGTCTTTTCTTGCGATCAATTTTTTTACCACTTCCGCAATATCTGGTTCACAGTTTTTAAGAGCAGCCACAGCGGCGTGCTGTGAGATACTTGAAGGCGATCCCGTCGATTGGCTTTGATAGTCGGCCATTGCGGTGATGAGCTTTTCAGGGCCCGCCGCCCAACCGATTCTCCAACCGGTCATAGAGTAAGCCTTCGAACCACCATTCACAACAACCGTGCGATCACGCAGATCCGGTGCCACTTGCAAAATATGCGGAGCTACAGTTGTTCCATCGAACACCAAGCGGTTGTACATATCATCGGAGATCACAACCACCTGAGGATGTCTTCTTAAAACATCTGCAAGTGCCTTCAGCTCTTCCGCAGAATATAACAAGCCCGTCGGATTGCTGGGCGAACAAAACAAGAAGCCTTTGGTTCTGGCGTTAATGGCTTTTTCTAGTTTTTCAGGAGTGATCTTAAAGTTTTCATCTTCGCCGCATTCAACAATATGAGGAACGCCATCCGCCAGTTCTACCATTGTGGGGTAGCTGACCCAATAAGGTGTCGCAATGATCACCTCATCGCCAGGAGAGCAAATCATCTGCAAGGCTGCGAAAACGATATACTTTGCACCGGAGGCCACGGTGATTTCTTTTGTCGAATAGGCCTGGCCCAATTCATTCTTAATCTTTACACCAATAGCCTGACGAAGTTCGACGGTTCCATTGGCCGGAGTGTATTTCGTAATACCTTTTTCAATAGCTTCAATTCCCGCTTTCGAAGGAATATCAAAAGTCGGCCAATCTGGCTCTCCTACCGTCAAAGAAATCACATCATGTCCCTGGGCCGCAAGTTCCTTGGCTTTTGCCACCAGGAAAAGGGTCGGAGACGTTTTCAGATTTTGCGCTCTTTTCGATAGTTGAACCAAGTTCGACTCCTATTTTGCCCACTGCTTCTGCAGCTACTTTTTCAATTTCTTCGCCATCGCATCAATAACCACATCGGGAACCAAGTCGGTCAAAGCACCACCATTAAAGGCCAATTCTTTCACACCGCGAGATGAGATGTAGTAGTACTCGGGGCTGGCGAACACCAGAAGCGTTTCTATCTCTGGCGCAATTTTCTTATTCATATTCGCCATCGTCATTTCATATTCAAAATCAACCACCGCACGCAACCCTCTGACGATGACTTGAGCGTTGTGCTTTTTCATATAATCCGTGGTCAAACCTTTGAAAAAATCCACTTTGACGTTTTTTAAGTGCGACAA is part of the Bdellovibrio svalbardensis genome and harbors:
- a CDS encoding DUF2802 domain-containing protein; this encodes MSFWFLLQLLVNVILLAGIVGMWVRLNRPPKDDPRLSKGLQLLQSKIAVLEDLSDRTETQVNQLTALLEQKVKDIQAKIQSSEKQLSKIDMSMQKSLEVAKIFQDRIPHSEIVERKNTIKYVKAARLAHQGLSVDEIAEQVTDLSRGEIEFIAKINRDQLQFCEESLPEWAQNGQEDEETSGASDLSDVDNMSFMAPLQRENKQDISSVFEVPKNESASLKKLGEAFKAACMEVKEQEEKPASPTIFGVTQDMAQNFLGEKTQTTAKSPQKQHIPTKNIGEPVIRPVEFRRIDLSRDLG
- a CDS encoding Ig-like domain-containing protein; translated protein: MKKIGKLVSSSHWVLVSIFFVATVCHSQHSEQLLNQKDNAVLTLALGGGTDGGTNGGTPGVLASALGDQRTLVIMANFQEDSTSQPITADQARSLIFGQVSGFFYEASYQQTKLVGDVYGWYTLPLSNAVCDLSAAGKAADQIAISKGVNLSSYTRIVYLFTKTPCNVSGMGTVGDVPSRAYINGSGAFTADNISHEMGHNFGLYHSHALDCGGVTIGTSCSSIEYGDSYDTMGNPDFGHFSAFQKERLGWLNYNVSPAIISATANGSYSVSVFETMSSGAKALKIPRGINPLTGNQTWFYVEYRQAVGYDSFLSKRSYRLYRQEVTNGVVIRLGEDNSPNSSQLLHMHMDSPFYATYGYADWFDPALPIGKSFTDPVSGLTITADKADGLLATVSVKFGSASGNDPVPKPNQAPVANADNVLIQKIAPVVISVLANDFDPDAEVISVSSFTQGAKGKVILNADGTLTYSPAKGFKGSDSFSYTITDGRLTATATVTISLQSSPSGGGRK
- a CDS encoding nitric oxide reductase activation protein NorD; protein product: MSFDEALFAFGHRLFKKFTAEPKPVYYDQRAELSELESRLQFIAKSLCGKSIQILEAETMGGFSGEHFYYPKSLCLFNSKSMNESIYIQRTLFNSSAKHLGFSLPVAGLSKIEREVYTCLALYQIYQYIHHEFSSAAQVLEVLGKQIRTELQILLKQDRNTQNGLIAEWIDQILSGNVSSPWQNILNCDHKSQVDFWSFAEAVYKTHVAPLPVGRALPEQAFVLWGVLMAPGTLQNSIENGEDPLSAEALANGTEIQGKNREEVVTVQLAKAGDESNPVMHTFEKVETLEEYQGGMRTQDGDDHLADHAEALEELKLREVVRSQERTNSIYKADIRINAGIPDMLSRNLSDSDSSQVFLYPEWDFKTKSYRKDWCRIEAWNRKSEVPPFQLQDSYAKEKRDMQKLFEQVRHQPLWKKRQKDGTELDLDSLVVRHADLKSGNSSEDRFYMRKQKGLKEWQCLLLIDSSLSTDSWVANERVLDVIKNSVCLIADALIQEERCVSVAAFHSNTRHHCVYDEMKSFQHSWHHLKQHLNDLEPEGYTRIGPALRHGVELLQESSARHKIIILLSDGKASDYDQYEGRYGMEDIKQALREAQQQKVQVKCLAIDEKAKFYLPQMFGAANIQILPNPHKLPEALTSLLLPLL
- a CDS encoding CbbQ/NirQ/NorQ/GpvN family protein → MLKPQIKYPYYEAVGDEELVLQCAYRNCLPLMLKGPTGCGKSRFVEAMAARLGRPLISVACNEDTSATDLLGRYLIQGGDTVWQDGPVTRALREGAILYLDEISEAREDVIVVLHPLTDHRRTITLDKRNEEIKASPEFMLIVSFNPGYQKGLKELKPSTRQRFVAIHFDYPKAELETEIVSKEAQCSLEIAKKLVKFGHKIRNLKELGLTETASTRLLVDAGKLMRDGLEARLACDVAIIQPLTDDGDVMIALRDVAAMIF
- a CDS encoding cbb3-type cytochrome c oxidase subunit I, with the protein product MKFKTQKIAYYFFAVCMLLLTLQIVYGFIMGFAHMGYDNLHSIIPFHTARATHTNLLVMWLLAGFMGSAYYIIPEESGRDLIFPKLALVQLGAFVAVGVTAIIGFHFNWWEGRKFLEIPRPLDYLVVVDVLLFIFLIGGTIWKGKRYSTTSMVLFFGLLSAALLYLPGMIPTTNQTMDSYWRWWVVHLWVEGVWELIMGAILSFLLIKLTGVDREIIEKWLYVIVGFTFLSGILGTGHHYYFIGTPRYWLMIGGIFGALEPLAFLGMAMYAIAMAKKGGRQHPNKLALTWTIGCAVMSFVGAGFLGFAHTLPQVNIYTHGTLVTAMHGHLAFWGAYAMLIFAMIAYALPNLTGRKLFDSGWSVFAFWASNIGMVAMTLAFGVAGIAQVYLERRMGMDFLLVQKEIQVHFLGLVLAAALFSLGIFAFIWIFIKYGPPKGKIEHAKATN
- a CDS encoding c-type cytochrome; translated protein: MLSKSAAKKFFLIGTVVCSGCFVLLTVDTVQKVPQQSHAENITPEVIHGKDLWDHNNCMGCHTIMGEGAYYAPELTKVYERRGPIFIKSMLKDPQAMFPGQRNMQKYNFTETEIDSLVAFLKWIGEVDLNGFPKKPDLVPAAPTANTAQLSELPLPTKPAVFDQVCVACHALQGKGGAVGPVLDGVGNRRNHDFLVSWLKDPLAVKADSKMPKLPLTDEQVQELANFLSQLK